The Deltaproteobacteria bacterium HGW-Deltaproteobacteria-18 nucleotide sequence CCTGGACCGCAACTTTACCGCCATCGCTCATGAGCTTTCTCCATCGAAAAAGAAGATTCGGAGCGATGCCGTACTTACGGGCCACATACGAAACATTCATCCCCGGTAGGGATGCTTCTTCTACCATTCGAACCTTGTCCGCAACCGACCATCGGCGGCGATGAACCATATTGACGACTTCTACGGTTGAATAGTCGTTAGCACTATGTCTGGACATACCCCTTGCACTACCTCTTAAGGTTGGCAGGGTGTCCGGTCCAATTGGGGGCTACTCCAAAGGGTTCGGGTCCGGAAGAGTTGTTCTTGGGGATTCACTATTCCTTGAAAAACGAGGTATTCATAAGTCCGAAACTGGCAAAGATTATTGTCGAAGATTATCTTCTGGTGAACCATCATCGAAATTCTCTTCCTCCTCTTCAAAATCTTACCGTACGGGAAAAACAAATTGTCAGGCTTATTATCGACGGAAAGAAAAGCAAGGAGATCGCGGATGCTCTTTTCATCAGCATCAAGACAGTAAACAAACACAGATCAAATATTCTCATGAAGCTAGGAATTCATAATCTTTTAGAACTGCGTCAAAGAAAATTTTATGTTTTGGATACGATAATGGACGAGACTGATTAAATTTTAAATTTTTTTGTTTGATGTTAAGTGTTATATATAAATTTATTTTACTATTTTCTGCATAATTATATGTATTTTTAGTAATTTGATTTTTTTTATTTAGATATAAAAATACATATTCTTTCATTTCGTTGCTCTGCCAATATTACATTCAAAACTTCACTGCAAAAAGTCAGGAAGAATCCTGATTGTCATTTCCTTGAACATGTGCCCGGCATGAAGGATGATCATGCAAGCTTGCGTGTAAACCCTTTTTTCAACTATTTGAAAATGCATTTCGTTCTCCAAGGAGATGACGACTTGTTGTAGTGACGACATTCAAAACGATGCTCGCTGAACGATTCTGGTTATCAGGGTAGCGTGCATGGCAAATTTTGCGGGAATATGTTGCTTGTTTTACTGTGGTCATGAATCTTGAGACAGTCGTGTTTTTCGTGAGCCGCCGAGGCCTTGAGTCAGGACAGAAAGCAAAAGGCAGGCCTTGTCAGCCTGCCTTTTGTCGGAACATGGTGCGCCGGATTGGAGTAGCGGCTATTCTGCCGCATAGGCTTTCAAGGCGGCAAGGCCTTTGCGGATCCCCTCCGTGTCGATGCCGGAATAGGCCAGACGCACGAAGCGGCGCGTTTCCCCAGGCAACGGGCGGCCGAAGTGCAGGCGTGTGCACAGCGAGACGCCCGTCTTGACCAGGATGTCTTCGGCAAACCGCGCGTAGTCGTCTCCAAAGCCCTTGCGGGCCATCAGTTCCGTGACCTCGGGGAAAAGATAGAAGGTGGCCTCGGGGCTTGGGCAGTCCACTCCGGGCATGGAATTCAAAAGCTCCACGGCCGTGTCGCGACGTTCCTTGAGCGTTTTCAGGATGGCCAGGGGGCCGGACTGGTCACCGGTCAGACCTTCAAGGGCGCCGTGCTGCACAAAGTGATTGGAGCAGGACTCGTCGTTGACATTGAGCTTGGAGATGATGTCGATGACGGCCCTTGGTCCGATGGCTGCGCCAAGACGCCAGCCTGTCATGGCGAACTTTTTGGAGAAGGTGTAGAGGATGACGCTTCGTGCCTGCATGCCCGGAATGGATGCCAGTGAGGAACTTTTCCCGCCGTAGCGGATGTCGAAATAGGCCTCGTCCAGAAGTACGGACAGATTGTGGCGCATGACCAGATGGGCCAGACGTTCGCGTTCAGCGTCTGAGCACTGGGCACCCAGGGGATTTTGCAAGTCGTTGATAATGATCGCTCGCGTGTGCGGGGTGACGAGGCTTTCAAGATGGTCAAGATCGATATGAAAGCCGCTACCGTCCCGGATGTAGCGATAGGGCACGGCGACTCCGCCGTGGTATTCGATCTGGGATTCGTAAATGGGGTAGCCCGGATTGGGGTAGAGCACTTCATCGCCCGGGTTCACGCAGGCCATGATGAATTTCCCGATAACCGGCTTTCCGCCAGGCTGGATGGCCACGTTTTCCATGGCGTAATCCAAGCCTCTTGCCGCGCTCACGTCCTGCGCCAGGGCGTCGCGCAGCTCGGGGATGCCGGGGCTTGGACAATAGCCGGTCTTTCCGTTGCGCATGGCGCGGCAAGCCGCGTCCATGACGTTTTGGGGCGTCGGGATGTTCAGGTCGCCCAGGTGAAAAGGGAAGACCTCGTGCCCTGCGGCCTTGTGCGCCGCGGCGCGGCCGGCAACGGCAAAGGCCGTTTCGGTGCCGAGTCGTGCAATTCTGTCTGCAATGAACATGGATGCCCTCACTTGAGTTTGAAAACTTCGGATTCTATCATTAGTCATGTTGCGAGATAGCCTCTGGCGTGCATGAGACTGGAGAACTCGTTCTCGACGTTGTCCAGCATGGTGCAAACGGCAGTGGTCAGGGGGGCGTTGGCCTCGAAGGTGCGTTTGATGTCCCCGCGGCAGGCGAAGTGTCCGACGTCAGATAACCGTTGTGCCCATAGCATCGAAGGTAATTGAGGAACTCAACGTATTCAAGGTAATGTTTGATGTTGCAGAAGTAATCCCTGTGCCATCTGTCGTCGTTGTCGTTAACGTGCACGTAAAGGTGGTAGAGGTTTTCAGAGGTGAGAGGCAACGCTTCGCCGGGGTGGAGAGAAAGAACACCGTGTCAAGGAGACCGGAGGATTAGATGATCCCGGTCAGCCAGTACAGCATGGGCAGCACCACGATCAGGGCCAGGGTGGAGGTGAACCAGCAGGCATTGGCCAAGTCGATGTCCAGATCGTAGATCGAGGGCGGGATGAGGGCCGTGAAGGCCACGGGCATGGATGAAAGGATGAGCACGACCTTGAGGGGCGCGCCGCCCATGATGCTCCCGAATCCCAGGGCTGCTGCGGCACCTGTGGCCAAAATGGGCATGCACACGAATTTGATGCCCGTGATGACCGCGCACTCCCGCAGATACGTTCCCAGGCGTGTGAAACGCATGGCCAGGCCGATGGAGAAGAGCATCATGAGCGACCCCAACGGCACGAGAATGCTGTTGAGCAGCGGAAAGAAAGAGGGACGCTCAAGTCCGGAGAGGTTCAGGACTCCTCCCAGCAGCATGGAGGAGAGGGCCACGATGATGAAGGGGTCGGTCACCACGCGCCGCAGGCCTGCCATGGCCCCGCCGCCCTGTCTTCCTCCCTCAGCGTAGGCTTTTGCCAGGGGAAAGCCGAAGGAAAAATAGACGATCTCTTCGAAGAGTTTGTAGGCCGGGACCAGGGCGAAGGCCGCTTCGCCCAGGAAGGTGTGGCAGACCATGGCCCCCACGGCGCCGATGTTGGTGAACGATCCGCAGCAGTAGAAGGCCCCGGTCTGGCGCGCGCTGAGGCCCAGAGGCTTGGCTGCGGCGAGAGCTAAAAAGCCCCCCGTCAGGAAGACCGTGCCCCCAACGAAGGGCATGGCCACCAGTTCCACGTCCCTGAGGGACAGGTTCCAGATCGCCCCGCAATAGGTCAGGGGCAGAACCCACAAGAGCGCCGTTTTCTGCAGGCCGACGCGCAGTCGCGCCATGTCGACAGGCAGCCGCAGCCGTCCTCTGTCCACGGCCATTCGGACGAGCCAGCCCAGGCCCAGACCGGTGACGATGATGGCCAGGGAAAAGAGAACCTTGTCCATGCTGCGTGCTGGCGTCAGCCGCGTTTGTTTCCGCGGGAGGGCCGTCCCTGCCTGCCGGTCTGGGCCGGTTTGGCGGGGCGTCCACCGCGCCCGGGCCGTTCCGTGCCTGAACCGCCGCGCGAGTCGCGGGCTTTCGGGGCGCCGGTCCCGGACCGGTCGTCATCTCTTTTTCTGCCTTGTCCGCCGCGCCCTCTCGAATCCGGCTTCGGACTCGTGTCGGGTCCATTCTGTGAGCCTGATTTTTCGTTTTTCTTGCCGCGCGTCGTCGATTCGGGCTTTGCGTCCTTGGGTTTCTTGCTTCGGCCCTGGACGCGCAGTTTGGCGTCCGACTTCTTGGCCACCAGCGCCTTGATTTCCTTCGGGGCGTTTCTCTCGCTTTTCATGTTGCCGGGACGGTAGAGCACGAAATCGGGGAGATCGCTGTCTTCCGTAAATCCCTTGACCGCTTCGACGGGAATCTTGTGGCGCAACAGGGTTTCAATGGCCAGCAGAAGGTTGTGCTCCTCAGGGCTGACCAGGGAGACGGCGATGCCGCTGACCCCTGCGCGACCAGTGCGTCCGATGCGGTGCACGTAGTCTTCGGGAGAATTGGGGATGTCGTAGTTGACCACGAAAGGCAGGTTGCTGATGTCGAGACCGCGCGCGGCAACGTCCGTGGCCACGAGGATGTGGAGCTTGCCGTCCTTGAATTCTTCAAGGGTCCGCTTCCTGAGCGATTGGCTCTTGCTGCCGTGCAGGGCCGCGACGCTGATCCCGTGCGCAGCCAGCTTGTCGGTCAGTCTGTTGGCCCAGGTGCGGGTACGGGCGAAGACCAGGATGCGGTCCTGCTGCTGCTTTTCGATGAGGTGCAGCAGCAAGGGCAGCTTGTTGTCCTTGTTCACCATGTGCACCTTCTGCACGACCGCTTCGGCCGCAGTGGTGTCCGGTGTAATCTCTATATACTCGGGATTTTTTAGCATCTTCGCGGCAAGCGCCTTGATTTGCGGCGTGTAGGTGGCCGAGAAGAGCATGGTCCTGCGATCGGTGGGCAGGAGGTCCACGATGGCGTTGATCTCGCCGCTGAATCCGAGGTCGAGCATCCTGTCGGCCTCGTCAAAGACCAGGAATTCGATGGACGCAAGGTTCAGGTGTTCCTGGTTTGCGAGGTCAAGCAGGCGTCCGGGGGTGGCCACCAGAATGTCGATGCCGCGTTGCAGTCGCGCGATCTGGGGTTCGATGCGCACTCCGCCAAAGGCCACGGTGCAGCGCAGGGAGACCTTGCGGGCGTAGCCTTTGATGCTTTCGCCGACCTGCAAGGCCAGTTCCCGCGTGGGGGTGAGGATCAGGGCGCGGGGGTGATGGCCGTTGCCGCGTGCCTGACCCAGAATCTGGACGATGGGCAGGCCGAAGGCGTCAGTTTTGCCCGTTCCGGTCTGTGCGCGGGCCAGGACGTCCCGTCCGGAGATGATGACGGGTATGGCCTGGGCCTGGATGGCGGTGGGGGTGTCGTAGCCTTTGTTCTTGGCGGCTTTCAGCAGTTCGACCCGCAGGCCAAGTTGATCAAATGACATAATATTCCTTCAAAGGTGGGTGATGAAAAATGTGTGTGGGCGAACCGGGATGTCCGGAGATTGGATGAAGTCCGAAAAATGGGATGCTGATTTGAACGCGTTCGCAAGCCATTCTCTAGTCAGTTCCGGCGAGAGTGTCCACTCTGCGGGGCAAATGGCGAATGAGGCGGAAAGCAGGTTCAGAATATCAATATTTCGGAATATTATGAATATATTGCCGCTTGAATTCCGACGTGTTATTTGAATCTGTATTTTAACTGTGGCTGCTCCGATTTTCTAACGCCTTGGCAGCGGCATTAAATCTGGAGTCTTTGAGTGAATGTGATCTTTCATACCCGGGAGCGGATCATGGGCGACAAGGGCGGAAAAAAAGACAAGAACAAGATGCAGAAGCAGAAAGAAAGCAAAAACGCGGAAAAGAAAAAGGAAAAACAGGATAAGCAGATAAAAAAAGTCTGATTTTCTGTGCTCAGATTCGATCCGCCAGTTCGCCAAGCAATGCCGGCAGGAGATGTCCGTTTGCGGCGGCGAGGCGATTGGATACGAGCGGTGAGCCTTCTTCGAAAATGTCCGCGGTACTGCCCCCGGCTTCGGTGACCAGGAGCATCCCTGCCGCGATGTCCCATGCCTTCAGGCTTTCGACAAAGAAGGCGTCCAATCGGCCCGCCGCGACATAGGCCAGGTCCAGGGCCGCTGCGCCCGCACGCCGGATGCCTGCCGCCTTTCTGGAGATGCGGCAGAATCGTTGCAGGTATGCATCATGCCCCGGCCAGCGTGGCGGAGGGACCACCGTGCCGACCAAAGCCTTTTCCAGTTCTTTGGTGGCTGAAACATGGATGGGTTTGCCGTTTAGAAAGGCTCCGCGCCCGAGCAGGGCGTGAAAGGTCTCGTCGCGAACCGGGTCGGCGACAACGCCCAGGACGATCCTGTCGTCCACGGTGAGGGCAAGGGAGACGGCATAGAAGGGAAAACCGTGTACGAAGTTCATGGTCCCGTCGAGAGGATCGACGATCCAGCGGCAGCGGGACTGGCCGCTGGTGCCGCCTTCTTCGCCGGTGAAGGCGAACTCGGGGAACCTGGCCTGCAAGCGATCGCGGATGGCGTCTTCGGCCCGGCGATCGATGATTGTGGTCACATCGCCCGGACTTTTGGTCTTGACCATGCATTCGGTGAGTTGGCTCTGCCCCTGGACGAGGATCGCGCAGGCCTCGCCTGCGGCTTCGAAGGCTGCCGCCAGGGTCGCGTCAAGATCAACCAGCTCTTCAATGCGCGTTGGGCTTTTCGGGGACGGCATGATTCAATTCCTATGATGGAGTCGCGTCCGCAAAATCTTCAGACTGTGCGGTCGCAAAAAAAAGGGGAGCAAAAAGAGCGTCCTGACGACGCTTTTCCACTCCCCTTTTGCGTTTATACCTTCTGGCCGCAGGAGGTGCAGAACTTGAACTCCTCCCTGGTCACGGGAGCCGCGCAGGTCGGACATTTACGGGGCGCCGGCACAAGCACGACCAGCAATTCCCCTTCCTTGACCGGCACCATGATCTTGTCTTCCTGATAGTCGGCGAATTTGAGGACGCGTTCCACCATGCCATCCACAGGGGCCAAGATCGACTTTTCCTGTTTCATGATGGAGATGTTGAACAGTTCCTCGCCTTTTTTGACCATGTCGCCCGGTTTGACGAGCATGACCCACAAATCCCCGCTGGAAGGCGAGCCGACCTGATAGGGGTCGTTCTGGTCGGCCATCTCCGTCGCGTTCTCGTTCTTGCCCGTGGCATCGGCCACCTTGATCTGCTGGGTGAAGGATTCGGAATCCAGTGTATAGGAGACCAGACTCATGCCCATGTCGTCGGGGCGGGAAATGTGCTGCAAGGACAGGACATGATGTTTGCCTGTCGAATCCTTGAACATGATCTCATCCCCGGCTTCCATGCCTTCAAACCAGACATGCAGGGGCAGGCGGTTGCAGTCTCCGTATTGACCCACGAACTTGATGGTCGTCAGGGCGTCGCCGGGATGGCTCAGATACATGAGCAGCTCTTCTTCCGTAGGGATGCGTCCGATGTGTTCGGCCAGGCTTTGCAATTCCTTGGTTTCGTCCACATCCGAAAGCGTCGCCAGCGGGGAACATTCCGTCCGCCGGGCGATGGCCTCCCGGTACTCGGGCCCGAAGGCCGACTCATAGACCCAGTCCTGCGGGAATCCGAGCGGCAGGCGGCCGAACTTGCCGAGCAGCAGATTCCTGAAAGCGTCATTGGCGTCCTGGTAA carries:
- a CDS encoding aspartate aminotransferase, with translation MFIADRIARLGTETAFAVAGRAAAHKAAGHEVFPFHLGDLNIPTPQNVMDAACRAMRNGKTGYCPSPGIPELRDALAQDVSAARGLDYAMENVAIQPGGKPVIGKFIMACVNPGDEVLYPNPGYPIYESQIEYHGGVAVPYRYIRDGSGFHIDLDHLESLVTPHTRAIIINDLQNPLGAQCSDAERERLAHLVMRHNLSVLLDEAYFDIRYGGKSSSLASIPGMQARSVILYTFSKKFAMTGWRLGAAIGPRAVIDIISKLNVNDESCSNHFVQHGALEGLTGDQSGPLAILKTLKERRDTAVELLNSMPGVDCPSPEATFYLFPEVTELMARKGFGDDYARFAEDILVKTGVSLCTRLHFGRPLPGETRRFVRLAYSGIDTEGIRKGLAALKAYAAE
- a CDS encoding ATP-dependent RNA helicase; protein product: MSFDQLGLRVELLKAAKNKGYDTPTAIQAQAIPVIISGRDVLARAQTGTGKTDAFGLPIVQILGQARGNGHHPRALILTPTRELALQVGESIKGYARKVSLRCTVAFGGVRIEPQIARLQRGIDILVATPGRLLDLANQEHLNLASIEFLVFDEADRMLDLGFSGEINAIVDLLPTDRRTMLFSATYTPQIKALAAKMLKNPEYIEITPDTTAAEAVVQKVHMVNKDNKLPLLLHLIEKQQQDRILVFARTRTWANRLTDKLAAHGISVAALHGSKSQSLRKRTLEEFKDGKLHILVATDVAARGLDISNLPFVVNYDIPNSPEDYVHRIGRTGRAGVSGIAVSLVSPEEHNLLLAIETLLRHKIPVEAVKGFTEDSDLPDFVLYRPGNMKSERNAPKEIKALVAKKSDAKLRVQGRSKKPKDAKPESTTRGKKNEKSGSQNGPDTSPKPDSRGRGGQGRKRDDDRSGTGAPKARDSRGGSGTERPGRGGRPAKPAQTGRQGRPSRGNKRG
- a CDS encoding inositol monophosphatase — translated: MPSPKSPTRIEELVDLDATLAAAFEAAGEACAILVQGQSQLTECMVKTKSPGDVTTIIDRRAEDAIRDRLQARFPEFAFTGEEGGTSGQSRCRWIVDPLDGTMNFVHGFPFYAVSLALTVDDRIVLGVVADPVRDETFHALLGRGAFLNGKPIHVSATKELEKALVGTVVPPPRWPGHDAYLQRFCRISRKAAGIRRAGAAALDLAYVAAGRLDAFFVESLKAWDIAAGMLLVTEAGGSTADIFEEGSPLVSNRLAAANGHLLPALLGELADRI